The Aliiroseovarius sediminilitoris region AAGTCGCCGTGATCGAAACGCGGTTCTGGCTAAGTCCCGCAACGACTTTTTCTGCGCGTGCGGGCAGGGCGGCGAAGAACATCAACGAGAGGATGGAAATGGCACGCAGCATCAGTGCGCCCCGGCCTGACCGATTTCATAAAGCTCGGCCGGTTGGATCAGCAGGTCCAACCCAAGTTTGCCACAGACAACAAGCACCATCAGCGCCAGCAGCACCCGCAACTGCTCTGCTTTCAGTTTCACGCCAATGCGCGCACCGATCTGTGCGCCCACGACACCGCCGATCAGCAGCAGAACGGCCAACCCCATATCGACGGTGAAGTTGGTTGTGGCGTGCAGAAGCGTTGTAAAGGCGGTCACGAAGATGATCTGGAACAGCGAGGTTCCCACAACCACCTTAGTCGGCATCCCCAGTAGATAGATCATGGCCGGCACCATGATGAAACCTCCACCGACGCCCATGATGGCAGCGAGAATCCCGACCAGAACGCCCACCAGAATGGGCGGAATGACCGAGATATAGAGGCCCGAGGTGCGGAATTTCATCTTGAAGGGCAGGGCGTGCACCCATGTGTGCTTGCGGCGCGTCGGCACCGCCGTCCCCCCGCGGGTCTTCATCAACGCCCGCACGCTTTCAACGAACATCAGGGATCCGATGATGCCAAGGAACACGACATATGACAATTTGACCAACAGATC contains the following coding sequences:
- a CDS encoding sulfite exporter TauE/SafE family protein, with the translated sequence MQIYLPIAEVSVNAFLLLGLGGIVGVLSGMFGVGGGFLMTPLLFFIGIPPAVAVATEANQIVASSFSGVLAHLKRKTVDLRMGVVLLIGGLIGAALGVQLFNALKAIGQVDLLVKLSYVVFLGIIGSLMFVESVRALMKTRGGTAVPTRRKHTWVHALPFKMKFRTSGLYISVIPPILVGVLVGILAAIMGVGGGFIMVPAMIYLLGMPTKVVVGTSLFQIIFVTAFTTLLHATTNFTVDMGLAVLLLIGGVVGAQIGARIGVKLKAEQLRVLLALMVLVVCGKLGLDLLIQPAELYEIGQAGAH